In Streptomyces sp. HUAS ZL42, the DNA window CCCGGTCACCCGGGTGATCTCCGTCAGCGTCGCGCAGTCCACGGCACGCAGTGCGTGCAGCACCACCGCGGAATTGATCCTTCGCAGCAGCGAGGGATCGCCGCCGGTCAGCCGCCCCAAGGTCCGTCCTCCCAGCTTGTGCGCATTGTGGGGCGGATCGTACTCGGCACGGCGGAACCCGGCGAGAGCCGCCCCCGCCGACCACCTGCGGCCGCGCCGGATCAGCCCGGTGCCACGAACCCCGACTCGTACGCTGTGATCACCGCCTGGGTGCGGTCTCGGGCCCCCAGCTTCGCCAGCACGGCGCTGACGTGCGACTTCACCGTCTCCGTGCCGACGACCAGCCGGGCGGCGATCTCCGCGTTCGACAGCCCGCGGGCCATCAGCCGCAGCACCTCGGCCTCCCGCTCGGTCAGCCGGGCGCGCTCCAGCACGTCCCGGGCCGCCCGGTTCCCTCCGCCGTCGCCGTACTCGGCGGCGAGCCGCCGCACCGACGCGGGAAACAGCAGCGACTCGCCCTCGGCGACCAGCCGCACGGCATGCACGATCTCGGCAGTCCGGGCCCGCTTCAGCAGGAACCCGTCGGCACCGGCGCGCAGCGCCTCGTACACGTACTCGCCGTTCTCGAAGGTCGTCACCACAGGCACCGCCACGCTCGGCGGCCGCTCCTGCACCACGCTCCGCGAACCCCTGCGCCACGTGGGCGCCCTCCTCGAGGCTCAGGCCGCGCACGGCTCCCGCACCGGGCGGGACCACCTGCGCGCCCTGGCCGTGAGCAACCGCATCCCCGACAGCAGGGTCGACGAGGTGCTGGAGGAGACCGGGATCGCACCGGTGGCGGGCCGGCGGGTGAAGACGTACTCCCTGGGCATGCGCCAACGGCTGGCCATCGCGGGCGCCCTGCTCGGTGACCCCGAGGTCATCATGCTCGACGAGCCCTCGAACGGCCTCGATCCCGAAGGCATTGTCTGGGCCCGGGGTTGATGCGCCGGCTCGCGGGGGAGGGACGCACAACCCTGGTCTCCAGCCACCTCATGAGCGAGACGGCGTCCTTCGCGGACCACCTCGTCGTCCTCGGACGTGGCCGCCTGCTAACCGACACCCCGATGCGGGACTTCATCCACGCGCGCGTGCAACCACGCGTACGGATCCGCACGACGGACGCCGCCGCTCTCGAGAACGTCCTCGCCCGGCACGGTCTCGACGCCGACCGGCACGACGCGGGGTGCTGGACCGTGCACCACGCGCGCGTGGAGGACGTGGGTCGGCTCGCTTCCGGCGCCGGCCTCTCGATTCTCGAACTGGCCGCGGAGGAGGGCACCTTGGAGCAGGCCTACCTCGATCTGACGGCCGCCGAAGCCGAGTTCACCGCACCGCCGCGGCAGGCCTGACCATGGCATTCGCACCCGTTCTCCACTCCGAGTGGATCAAGATCCGTACTCCGCGTTCGCAGCTCGGCAGCCTCTGCGCGGTCCTCCTCGCCACCGTGGCCTTCTCCGCGCTCGCCGGACTCGACACCGACGGCGACGACTTCGACCCGCTGTTCGCCGTCTTCTCCGGCGTCATCTTCGGGCAGATCGCCGCGATCGCGTTCGGCACGACGGCCGTGTCGAGCGAGTTCCAGGCAGGCGCACTGCGGCTGTCGCTGGCGGCGGTGCCCGACCGGGGGCGGTGGTTCACGGCCGAGGTGACCGCGATCGGGGTGCCCGTCCTGGCCGTGGGACTGGTCACCGGGCCGGTGAGCCTGGCGGTGGGCAGAGCGGTCCTCGGCGCCGACGCCGACGGGCTGGGCAACCTCGCCGACTTCCTGCCCGACCGGGCCGGCCAAGTGGCGCTCCACGCAACCTGGGAGGGCAGCCTGGGGCCGTGGACGGGACTTGGGGTGTGCGCCCTGTGGGCGGCGGCCCTGCTGGCGGGAGCGCGGCGCTTGAGCCGCAGGGACGCCTGATCCCACCAGGTCACTGACGCCCCGCCACTTGTCAGTGGCGGCCGCTTTACTGGAGTCATGGACATCGCGCACTGCCTCGCCACGATCGATCTGCTGTGCACCCGGGAGTTTCCGACGGAGCACGGCAGGACGGACGTCGGCGAGGCAGGTCCCGGCTATTTCACAGCCGAATTACAGACCAGCGGCGAGTTCTGGGACGACGACGGGTCGGAGCGCGAGGAGACGGCGGCGCAGTACGAGTACGACAGGGACGGCCTGTCCGAGCGGCTGGCCGAGCGCTGGGGGCCGCCGGACAGGTTCAGCCTGGCGAGTGTTCTCGACCGGTTCATGGAGGGCGAAGACATACCCGCGCCGTGGGGGACTCTGAGCGGTCACGTTCCGAATCTGTACCTGTGGCAGCCACCCCGGGTGGAGCGCTACGTCGCCCTGGGCGTCTCCCAGTGGGACAAGGAACTCCCCTTCCAGCTCCTCGCGATCGTGACGGAGGTGGACCCACCCTGACCCGCTAACCCTCCGCCGCCTCCCGCAGCAGCGCGAACTCCTCCGCCATCGTGGGGGCCGTCCAATGCGCGTTCAGCCCGCTCGGATTCGGCAGCACCCACACACGCGTGTCCCCGATCACCCGCTCCTGCGGGCCCACCCGGGCCTTGCGGTCGTCGAAAGCGGCCCGGTACGCGGTGACGCCCACGACCGCCAGCCACCGCGGCCGCAGCCGTGCCACCTTCAGCGCCAGCAGCCGCCCGCCCTCCCGGTACTCCTCCGCGGTCAGCTCGTCCGCCCGAGCCGTCGCCCGCTCCACCACGTTCGTGATCCCGAGGCCGTACGACAGCAACTCCCGCTGCTCCGACGGCCGCATGAGCCTCGGCGTGAACCCGGACAGATGCAGCACCGGCCAGAACCGGTTGCCGGGGCGGGCGAAGTGATGGCCCGTGGCGGCCGTCATGAGCCCAGGGTTGATACCGCAGAACAGCACACGGAGGCCGTCCGCGACGACGTCCGGTACGAGACGGTCGCGGGCGGCCTCCAACTCCTGAGCGGTGAAGCGCGTCAGAGGATCGCTCCGGGGTGGTAGCCCGCGGCCTCGGGGTGCTGCTTGACGATCTCCTCGACACGGCCCACGACAACGCCCACCTGGGCGGCCGCCGCACCCGTGAAGGACAGCTTGTCGGCCATCAGCGCATCCAGCTGCGCACGGTCGAGCGGGATGCGCTCGTCGGCGGCCAGCTTGTCGAGGAGCTCGTTGCGCTCGGCGCCCTGCTCGCGCATCGCGAGGGCGGAGGCGACGGCGTTCTCCTTGATCGCCTCGTGCGCGACCTCGCGGCCGACACCCGCGCGCACGGCGCCCATCAGCACCTTGGTGGTGGCGAGGAACGGCAGATAGCGGTCCAGCTCACGGGCGACGACGGCCGGGAAGGCACCGAACTCGTCGAGCACGGTCAGGAAGGTCTCCAGCAGGCCGTCCAGGGCGAAGAACGCATCCGGGAGGGCCACCCGTCGCACCACCGAGCAGGACACGTCACCCTCGTTCCACTGGTCGCCCGCCAGCTCGCCGGTCATCGAGGCGTAGCCGCGAAGGATGACCATGAGGCCGTTGACGCGCTCGCAGGAGCGGGTGTTCATCTTGTGCGGCATGGCGGAGGAGCCGACCTGGCCCGGCTTGAAGCCCTCGGTCACCAGCTCGTGCCCGGCCATCAGCCGGATCGTCTTCGCCAGGGACGACGGTGCGCCGGCCAGCTGCACGAGCGCGGTCACGACCTCGTAGTCCAGCGAGCGCGGGTAGACCTGGCCGACCGAGGTGAACGCCTGCGAGAAGCCGAGATGCCGGGCGATCCGGCCCTCCAGCTCCGCGAGCTTCGAGGCGTCCCCGCCGAGCAGGTCCAGCATGTCCTGGGCCGTGCCCACCGGTCCCTTGATGCCGCGCAGCGGATAGCGGCCGAGCAGTTCCTCGACCCGGCCGTACGCCACGAGCAGCTCGTCGGCGGCCGTCGCGAAACGCTTTCCGAGCGTCGTGGCCTGCGCGGCCACGTTGTGCGAGCGGCCGGCCATGACCAGCTCGCCGTACTCGCCCGCGAGCTTGCCGAGCCGCGCCAGCACGGCCACCGTACGATCGCGCATCAGCTCGAGCGAGAGGCGGATCTGCAGCTGCTCGACGTTCTCCGTGAGGTCGCGGGACGTCATGCCCTTGTGCACCTGCTCATGCCCGGCGAGGTCGTTGAACTCCTCGATCCGCGCCTTCACGTCGTGCCGCGTGACCTTCTCGCGCTCGGCGATGGAGGCCAGATCGACCTGGTCGAGGACGCGCTCGTAGTCGGCGAGCGCCTGGTCCGGCACCTCGATCCCGAGGTCCTTCTGGGCCCGCAGCACGGCGAGCCAGAGCTGACGCTCGAGCTTCACCTTGTGCTCGGGGGACCAGAGCGTGGCGAGCTCGGCGGAGGCGTAGCGTCCGGCGAGGACGTTCGGGATGCGGGGCTTGGCGGGCGCAGAAGTCACGTAGACGGAGTTTACCTGGGGTCCAGAGGGGCTCCGGAACGTCCATGCACTCCAGAGCGCCCAGGTCACGGACGCTCTGGACAGGGGCGTTCTGTGAGCCCGTGAGATGAGTGTGAGACGGCCGGCCGTCAGGACTCGGCGGGCGGCTCGGACTCGCCGGCCAGCACGATGCGCCGTACCTGCTGGCGGGTGTACCCGGTCGCCTCACAGATGTCCTTCTGGGGCACGCCGTCAGCGTCCGCTTGCCGGATCGCAACAGCCAGCTCCTGCCGCAGGATCTCGGCCCGCGTCTCCGCATCTCTGAACCGCGAGGCCATCTGCGTCAGTGATCGCTTATCCATGGCACATAGTGTTCCATCTGTCGTCATGGAACCTGATGTTACTCATGCGGGACTTGAATGCCTAGGTCTATGCCCCTTGACTATGGAACACGATGTTCCCTAGAGTGGAGGTGTCGGAGGGCGAAGAGCCCTTCAACGCAAGCGGCCCCCGCCGGTGTGTCACCACCGAGCGAGGGCCTACGGAACACCTGCCTGAACAGGAGAACCGATGCTCAACCTTCTCATGAGCCCCCGCCGGTCCCGCACTCTTCGCGGCATGCTCGGCGCGCTCGTCGAGACGGCCGCCGACGCCGTCCGTTCCCTCGCTCCCGCCGAGCCGGCGGCCGAGACCGTCGAGGCCCCCGACCCGGCCGGCCTGTACGAGCCGGACGAGATGCCCGACACCGAGACCATCGAGGCTGCCGCCCGCGAGTACGAGCGTGCCGCCGACCAGGCCCGGCGTGCCGACCGCGGCAAGCGTGCCGCCCGCAAGGTCCTCGACCGTCTGCCCGCCGGCCTGTACGGCACGTGGCGGGTCTTCCGCACCCCGTCGTCCCGTCAGACGCCGGACCTTGCCGCCATCACCGCCACCTACAAGCGGCTCGGCCTCGGCCCGGTGCCGATGAAGCCGTGCGCGCCGTCGCTGAAGGTCGAGCGCGTCGACTCCGCCTCCGAGCCCACCGTCGTCGAGTCCGCGGCCGTCGCCGCCTGAACGGGGAGCTGAACATGAGCAACAAGACCATCACCGCCACGTCCGAGACGGCCCTCGACCAAGCGCCGGCCACCGACCCGCGCACCATCACGTACCCGCTCAAGGGTGGCGGCTCGCTCACCACCGCATGCCCGTCGTGGTGCACGGCGGACCACTCCGATGACGTGGCCCGCGGCATCAACCCCGACGACCTGATGCACCAGGGCGACGCGGTCAGCCTCGGCTACAACACCGAGGGCGTCGAGGTGAGCATCCTGCAGGCGCGCATCGAGCAGTGGCCGTTCTCCGGCGACCCGTCGGATGCCTCGCCGCACGTCGAGCTCACCCCGGAGGGCAGCACCGCGACGAGCGTGTACTGCTTCAACCGGCTGCAGTTGGACGACGAGATCCGCAAGGTGCGTGCCCACCTGCAGGCGCTGATCGAGCTGGGTGACCAGCTGGCCGAGGCGCAGGCCGATGAGCACGCCCGCCAGGTCAAGGGTGACGGCGACGCGTGGATGACGCTCGCCCGCACCGATTTGCAGGCCCTGCCCGTCAGCTACTTGCTGCGGACGTTCGGCGTGACGGTCGTTGAGACGGAGGACACCGGTCGCAAGGCCGTGGTCGCCCTGTACGGGGAGCCGGGCGCGATGGAGCTCCGGGTGAAGCCGGACGTCAAGCAGTACCTGCGGGAGGACCAGGCGCGCCGCCAGCTCCTCGACTGGTACGACGCCACGTGGAGCGCCCGCCGTGACTGATGACAACTTGCGGCAGCCCCACACGGGGGCTGCCGCCCGTCCTGTGGCGGCTCAGCTGCGCGAGCCGAGCGACCTTGAGGTTGCTATCGGCGTCGCTCAGCAGCTCCTCGACAGCGCCCAGGTGCTCTCCCTGCGGGAGGCCCTGCGGCTCCTCCTGCGCGCCCTCGACGCCGAACCTGAAACTGCCGACAGCGGCAAGATCACGCGCTGCCCGGCCGCGCACCCCGACGACCCCACCCCGTGCGACGGCCGGCCTGTGGTGACCGTGCTGGATGCGCAGAACGCCGGCGCGGACGGCTGCGAGCACCACGGCGCCCGGCTGCTGGCGAGCCTTGAGGGCGGCCGGGTGTACGCCCTGCCAGATGCTCCGGAGGGTGCGGCGATCCGCGTGTTCACGGTCGCCGACTCGGTCCGCCCGTTCCCGTGGCTGACGGACGCGCCGCGCACGAAGGCGTCGCAACTGTCCCGCGAAGAGTTCCGGCGCGGGGGTGACCGAGCATGACCGCCCACCTGCCCGTGTACGGGCCGACAGTCCCGCTCGGCGACGAGGAGCACGAGCCCGACGTGATCGTGCGCGTGGATTTCCTGATGTCGCGTGAGCAGTTGACGATGGCGCTGGGGATCGCCTGGGCGGAGATTGCCGAGGAGGGTCGCGGCCCCGAAGCGTTGAGCGTCCGCGAGGTGCGGCACGAGGTCGAGGCCTTCCTGTCTGTGCAGGCGTTCCACGAGCTTGACGTGCAGATGGAGCGGGACCGTCTCCGTACCTGGCCGCCTGAGCAGCAGGCCGTGATGCAGCTGCTCGCCGATGCCGTCGGCCGCGCCTACCCCCAGCGTCGCGAGCCCGAGCCGCGCCCCGTGCAGGCGCCGGTGTACGGGGACGGCACGGTGCAGCTGCTCACCCTCGACCACGGCGAGATCCTCGTCGACGAGCCGGCCTGGTGTGTCGGCCACGACGGCGAGCAGGTCGTGCAGCGCGCAGACATCGTCCACAAGGGCCGCCCGATCGCCGCCGAGCACGAGGGCGTCGAGTTCCTGAAGGCCCGCATCAGCTGGGGCCCGTTCGGCGAGCTGCAGCCGGAGCCGTACCCGGTCGCGGACGTCGAGGAGTTCCACGCCATGGACGGCGCCCAGCTGCGGGAGCTCGCCGCCGAGACCGCCCTGCACGCCGGCCGCCTCTACACGCTGGCCAACCAGCTGGACCGCCTGCAGCGGGAGGGCCAGTCGTGAAGAAGAAGTGGCCGGTCCCGAGGCCGACGGAGCACGCCGCCCTGCGCGCGGTGTGCCGGTCGGCCCGGCCCCTCCCGCCTGTCCCCGCCTTGATGGCCGCGCTGCTCGACGCCTACGAGCGCCGCGACCTCGAGGGCGCCTGCCTTACCGCGCATCGTGTGGTGCGCGCCGCCGCCCCGGAGGTCGGCGAGACATGAAACCCGACTACCTGAAGTGGGGCGCCCTCGTCGCCGCCCTCGTCGCCACCGCCTCAGCCGAGTACGAACTCGCCCGCGCCGTCGGCTTCAACACGTTCGTGGCGGCCGCCGTCCCCGGCGCCCTCGACCTGTACACGGTGAGGGCGCTCCGTGCCCGCCGCGAGGTGCTCGCCGCGGTCGCCGCGATGATCGGAGTCAACGCCGCCAGCCATCTGGTGACGGCCGGCCTGGTCGCCGTGAACGTGCCCCTCGTCGTCGCCGTCTCCGCCATCGCCCCGCTCGTGCTGTGGCGCGTCCACTCCCTCAGCACCGGTCACGACGAGCCCGTATCAGTTCCTGATAGCGCCCCGGAGATGACCGCTCCGGTGACCGTGAAGCGCGTCGCCGACGACCAGCCGAAGGCACTCCCGAAGCCACCCGAGGTGGTGCCGACCGGTGCCCGGATGCTGCCGCTCGTCGCCCGGCCCGAGCCGGTCGAGGTGACCACCGTGGAGCCCGCGCAGGTGGTCATCCCGGCGGTTCCCGCGCTGGAGTCGGGAACGTTCTGGGACGCGCACAAGGGCTCTGATCTCTACACCAAGCTGACCGCTTCGGTACCGGCCGTACAGGCCCGCCAGGTGGTCACCCAGGTCATCACGCTCACACCGTCCGAGCTGCGGCGAGAAGGCCGCCGCCTGCACCGTGAGGCGGTCAGGTCGACTCGGCGGCCGGTGACCATCCAGACCCTTCAGGCGGAGCTCGGCCTGTCCCGCCGGGACGCGACCGAGCTGCGCCGCGAGATCGTGGAGGGCCGGTCATGAGGTGGATCCTGCTGGGCGCCCTGCTCGCCCTCCTGCTGCTGTACCCGTCCCTGCTGACGGTCGTCGTCACCATCGCCGCCGCGATCTTGTCCAAGCCCGTCCTCGTCGCCTTCGGTCTCGGCCTTGCGGCCGGCGCCAAGGCGCCCCGGCTGCCGAGGTGGGTGCGATGAGCGACGAACTCTCGGGCCTGCCTGAGCAGTACCGCCGGTACGCCAACGCGCCCGGCGACGAGGTGGCCGCCCACCACCGGCCGCCGAACGTCCTGTACGACTCGCAGGGCCGCCCGGTGCACTTCACCATCGGCCAGCCCCTGCAGCCCCCGCCTGTCGTCGTGCAGCTGCCGGATCGTGGCCTGTCGCCGGAGATGCAACGGCTGATCATCATCACGTTTCTGGTGCTGGCCGTGGTCGTCGTGTGCACGGCCGCCGTGTGCGCCGTCGTCGTCATCGTCGGCGGAACGCTCATGGGGATCATCGGCACCGTCACCGCCAACCTCCCGATGGTCGGCCTCTCCTTGGCGGGTGTGCTGCTCGCCGCCGGCTGGGCCGCCTCGAAGATCCGGCCCGCAGTCAAAACCACCCGCAGGAAGGGCCGCTGACGGCCCGCGACCAGGGAGAACCCATGCGCTACCGCACCCAGCTCGGCTACCGCGTCAAGGTCGACCCCGGCCTCTTCAAGGCCTACATCTCCTGCTCCGGCTGCGACCGCGGCTGGAAGGTCAAGAACGAGGACGCCGACCGCGAGGCCAACCGGCACGCCAACTCCTGCCGCCGCGAACCCCGCCGTGGCAACAGCCCCAACGCGGGCGTCATCGGCCGCTGACCAGGAGGAACCATGCCCAGCTCATACACCACAGGCGAAAAGCTGCGCCTGGCCTGGCTCGTCGCGAGGGCGGCGAAGCAGTCGATGGCCGGTGACCGCAATGTGGACACCATCGATCCGAGGATCAAGGCGGAGGCGGACCGCATCGAGAAGCGGGCCGCCGAACGTGGCGAACGTGAGGTCAAGGCGCTGCGCACCCAGCTGGAGGAGGCCCGCAACGCTGCCGCCTCCGCCAAGGTCAGGATGCGTGCCAGCAGCGGCAGGGAGCGCTCCGCCGCCCGCCAGCAGATGAACGAGCACGAGCAGACCGCCCGCCGCCTGCAGCGGCAGCTCAACGGCTACCGGTAGCAACACCCCGGGGACGGCGCACCACGACCAAGCAGCCGCCGCCCCCGGGCCTCCCCGCCCCTCGCAAGGAGCAAGGAAGCATCAGCATGACGAACAACGTCGTCCAACTCCACAAGGTCACTCCCGAAGCCGTAGCCGACGGGCCGACCGAGACCATCATCGACGTCATCGAGAACGCCAAGCCCCGCCCCGTAGACGACCCGAAGGCGACGGCCGCGGAAGGCACTTGGCTGGCGGAGAAGCAGGCGTATCTCGCCGAGGCGCCGCCGGTTGTCCCCACGTTCCTGCGCAACGCCGCCGAGTTCCTCGACGCCACCCGCTGGACCGTCTCCTACTACGCCCACTGCACCGCCTTCCACACCCTGCGCGCGCCTGTCTATCTCGCACGTCTGCTGCTGCGCTCCCCGCGCGGTGCAGGCCGGCTCATCGTCCGGTGGGTCAAGTGGGTCGCCGACACCGAGGCCCGGCCGGTCGAGGCCAAGGCTGCCGCTACGGCGGACATCGAGGCGTGGCTCGACCTGTCCCGGGAGCACTCCCGCCGCGTCCGCCCGCGCCGTATCGCCTCTCTCGCCGTTGCCACGGCCACGGGCATCACCACCCTGACCAGTTGTTTTCTGGTGCCTGGTTGGACGCTCGCTGCGGCCGTTGCCGCTACTGCGCTGGTCGGCCTGGCCGGTAAGAAGGGCGACAAGCCGCTCATCACCCGCTACGTGGCCACCAACGTGCTGCGTCGCCTCGACTCGACCGAGGTGTTCGATGCTCTCGCCGCGATCGGTATCGAGGGAAAGAAGGGCAAGCGGGGGGTGGAGTTCGCCTCGGAAGTGATGCGCGACGGCCCTGGCTGGCGTGCCGAGGTCGACCTCCCGCCGGGCATCAAGGCCACCGCCGTCCTGGAGAAGCGGGAGGAACTGGCCGCTGCTATGCGCCGCCCCATCTCCACGGTGTGGCCCGAGGGCGACCGCACTGCCCACCCGGGCCGTCTGGTGCTGTGGGTCGCCCAGCGCGACCCCGCAAAGGCCGGCCGGAAGCTGTGGCCGCTCATGAAGGAAGGCCAGGCCGACGTGTACGAGCCGCTCCCCTTCGGGTTCGACCCGCGCGGCAACCTCATCGAGATCACCCTCATGTACTCCAACCTGCTGGTCGGAGGCATCCCCGGATCCGGAAAGACCTCCTGCGCGCTCGCCGTCGTCCTCGGTGTCGCTCTCGACCCCACCGCCGAACTGTGGATCTACGAGCTGAAGGGCTCCGGTGACCTCGACTCCGTCAAGCCGATCTGTCACCGCTATGTGTCCGGTGACGAGGACGAAGACCTTGAGGCCGCCCTCGGCGGGATGCGTTCCGGGATTGCCGAGTACCAGCGCCGTGCCAAGTTCATCAAGTCCCTGCCCGCCTCCGAGGTCCCCGAGGGCCGCAAGGTCACCCGGGCTATCGCCGAGAAGTACCCCGAGATGGACCTTGGCCCGCGCGTCATCGTCATCGACGAGGTGCAGGAGTTGTTCACCCACGATGACTACAAGGACGAGGCCGCAGCCCTGGCCACGCGCCTGATCAAGAAGGCCCGCGCTTACGGCATCATCCTGATCCTGCTTACCCAGAACCCGGACGCTCCGTCCCTGCCCACCTCGGTGTCCAGCTCGGTCGGTACCCGCCTGTGCCTGGCTGTCATGGACTGGCGGGCCAACAACAACGTGCTCGGCACCGGCGCCTACGACCGCGGCCTGCGCGCCACTGACATCAGCATCGACGAGCAGGGAACCGGCATCCTCGCCCGCGGCCGTGAAGGGTTCACCGTCCGGGCCGCGTTCATCAAGCAGACCGAAGCCGAGGACATCGCTAAGCGGGCCCTGGCGCTGCGCACGGCGGCCGGCACCCTGTCCGGTCAGTCCGTCGGCGCCTCGGTCGAGGAGCAGGACGTCGAGACCGTCGTCGACCACCTGCGCGCCATCTGGCCGGACGGGGTTGAGGCGGTGCACTCGCACCGGCTTGTCGACGCCCTCGCCCGCTTCCGTGCGGACCTGTACAAGCCGTGGCTGGAGATGGACGCCGCAGCCGCCTCGACGGCGCTGAGCGCTGCGCTGAAGCCGTTCAAGGTGTCCACCCGGCAGCTCACCATCCGCGACTGCTGCGGCGGCGCCAAGGGCCTGCGCTGGGCCGATCTGCCCGCCTCCGAGGACGGCGAGTAGAGGGCTGCAGACCGGTTTCGGGGAGGGGCGATGGTTTCACCCCGCCCCGAAACCGGTTTCGCCCCTGATATCACCGCTGACCTGCGAAGTTTCGGGTTTCGGCCTGTTGCGCCGGACCCCCGAATCAGGCCTGACGCCACCTTCAGAGAGAGGACCCACATTGAAATCAGCATGGCTCGACCCGGCGGAGAGTCTGGGCGAGCACATCGCGCGCCTGCAGGCCGTCGAGGCCGACACCGACACCGTGCAGACCTGGGAGCCGATGTTGATCCCCGGCCTGCTACAGGGCTACGGCTACGCCGCGGCGGCCATCC includes these proteins:
- a CDS encoding FtsK/SpoIIIE domain-containing protein produces the protein MTNNVVQLHKVTPEAVADGPTETIIDVIENAKPRPVDDPKATAAEGTWLAEKQAYLAEAPPVVPTFLRNAAEFLDATRWTVSYYAHCTAFHTLRAPVYLARLLLRSPRGAGRLIVRWVKWVADTEARPVEAKAAATADIEAWLDLSREHSRRVRPRRIASLAVATATGITTLTSCFLVPGWTLAAAVAATALVGLAGKKGDKPLITRYVATNVLRRLDSTEVFDALAAIGIEGKKGKRGVEFASEVMRDGPGWRAEVDLPPGIKATAVLEKREELAAAMRRPISTVWPEGDRTAHPGRLVLWVAQRDPAKAGRKLWPLMKEGQADVYEPLPFGFDPRGNLIEITLMYSNLLVGGIPGSGKTSCALAVVLGVALDPTAELWIYELKGSGDLDSVKPICHRYVSGDEDEDLEAALGGMRSGIAEYQRRAKFIKSLPASEVPEGRKVTRAIAEKYPEMDLGPRVIVIDEVQELFTHDDYKDEAAALATRLIKKARAYGIILILLTQNPDAPSLPTSVSSSVGTRLCLAVMDWRANNNVLGTGAYDRGLRATDISIDEQGTGILARGREGFTVRAAFIKQTEAEDIAKRALALRTAAGTLSGQSVGASVEEQDVETVVDHLRAIWPDGVEAVHSHRLVDALARFRADLYKPWLEMDAAAASTALSAALKPFKVSTRQLTIRDCCGGAKGLRWADLPASEDGE
- the purB gene encoding adenylosuccinate lyase translates to MTSAPAKPRIPNVLAGRYASAELATLWSPEHKVKLERQLWLAVLRAQKDLGIEVPDQALADYERVLDQVDLASIAEREKVTRHDVKARIEEFNDLAGHEQVHKGMTSRDLTENVEQLQIRLSLELMRDRTVAVLARLGKLAGEYGELVMAGRSHNVAAQATTLGKRFATAADELLVAYGRVEELLGRYPLRGIKGPVGTAQDMLDLLGGDASKLAELEGRIARHLGFSQAFTSVGQVYPRSLDYEVVTALVQLAGAPSSLAKTIRLMAGHELVTEGFKPGQVGSSAMPHKMNTRSCERVNGLMVILRGYASMTGELAGDQWNEGDVSCSVVRRVALPDAFFALDGLLETFLTVLDEFGAFPAVVARELDRYLPFLATTKVLMGAVRAGVGREVAHEAIKENAVASALAMREQGAERNELLDKLAADERIPLDRAQLDALMADKLSFTGAAAAQVGVVVGRVEEIVKQHPEAAGYHPGAIL
- a CDS encoding DUF6257 family protein, with the translated sequence MPSSYTTGEKLRLAWLVARAAKQSMAGDRNVDTIDPRIKAEADRIEKRAAERGEREVKALRTQLEEARNAAASAKVRMRASSGRERSAARQQMNEHEQTARRLQRQLNGYR
- a CDS encoding ABC transporter permease is translated as MAFAPVLHSEWIKIRTPRSQLGSLCAVLLATVAFSALAGLDTDGDDFDPLFAVFSGVIFGQIAAIAFGTTAVSSEFQAGALRLSLAAVPDRGRWFTAEVTAIGVPVLAVGLVTGPVSLAVGRAVLGADADGLGNLADFLPDRAGQVALHATWEGSLGPWTGLGVCALWAAALLAGARRLSRRDA
- the mug gene encoding G/U mismatch-specific DNA glycosylase; translated protein: MTRFTAQELEAARDRLVPDVVADGLRVLFCGINPGLMTAATGHHFARPGNRFWPVLHLSGFTPRLMRPSEQRELLSYGLGITNVVERATARADELTAEEYREGGRLLALKVARLRPRWLAVVGVTAYRAAFDDRKARVGPQERVIGDTRVWVLPNPSGLNAHWTAPTMAEEFALLREAAEG